A single window of Fischerella sp. PCC 9605 DNA harbors:
- a CDS encoding glycosyltransferase codes for MRKLYFLLPGTDGKFACGGLWAELKTFNLAKLICHADVVTYRQREEGKLFIDDVIQQKNLDDVIFVVSWGFDVAQLVAKLKQYNVVYHAHSAGYGFKLPGSIPIITVSRNTMGYWGQLSPNSLIYYLPNQIGNEFQNLNIERDIDVLVQARKSSEYLMQELIPALQRHCQVFVVDSYVEYLAGLFNRAKVYLYDSAEYWALQGVSEGFGLQPMEALACGCQVFSSINGGLSDYLDPGFNCYKIAGYSKEYDIQRILKVLADWTSPALPEDFFAEYRTENITQRLQIILDELNEFFDHKIHQPANIKSLTRMRVKKLRIQSIFAKVKKKYLRI; via the coding sequence ATGAGAAAACTTTATTTTTTACTCCCTGGGACAGATGGCAAATTTGCCTGCGGTGGTCTTTGGGCAGAATTAAAAACATTTAATCTAGCCAAGCTCATTTGTCATGCTGATGTCGTGACTTACCGTCAACGAGAAGAGGGAAAACTTTTCATAGATGATGTAATTCAACAGAAAAATTTAGATGATGTGATTTTTGTCGTTAGTTGGGGATTTGATGTAGCTCAACTTGTTGCCAAGCTCAAACAATATAATGTTGTGTACCATGCTCACAGTGCTGGTTACGGTTTTAAACTTCCTGGGAGTATTCCAATTATCACTGTTAGCCGCAATACAATGGGATATTGGGGACAACTTTCACCTAATTCTTTGATTTATTATTTGCCCAATCAAATTGGTAATGAATTTCAAAATTTAAATATTGAAAGAGATATTGATGTTTTAGTTCAGGCTCGCAAATCTTCTGAATATTTAATGCAGGAATTGATTCCAGCTTTGCAGCGGCATTGTCAAGTATTTGTAGTTGATTCCTATGTAGAATATTTAGCAGGACTATTCAATCGGGCTAAGGTTTATCTTTATGATTCTGCTGAATATTGGGCACTACAGGGCGTAAGTGAAGGATTTGGTCTGCAACCAATGGAAGCTCTTGCTTGTGGTTGTCAGGTCTTCTCCAGTATCAACGGTGGACTGTCTGATTACTTAGATCCTGGATTTAATTGCTATAAAATCGCTGGTTATTCAAAAGAATATGATATTCAACGTATTTTAAAAGTTCTTGCAGATTGGACATCGCCAGCATTACCTGAAGATTTTTTCGCAGAGTATCGGACTGAAAATATTACTCAGCGTTTGCAAATCATTCTGGATGAATTAAATGAGTTTTTTGACCACAAAATACATCAACCTGCTAATATTAAGAGCCTGACAAGAATGCGCGTGAAAAAATTACGCATACAGAGTATATTCGCGAAGGTAAAAAAGAAGTATTTGAGAATTTAA
- a CDS encoding bile acid:sodium symporter family protein has product MQASFLTTVLLPIALAIIMLGMGLSLLPEDFQRVRKYPKAVSIGLISQLIILPIIGFVIAKVVPMPPAIAVGLMILALCPGGPSSNLITYLAKGDVALSVTLTALSSIITVFTIPTFANLALQHFIRRTAAIALPISSTMLQIFLITLVPIGLGMYLRQIFPELALRLEKVTSRLAIALLAIVIIALIIREWDRLPGFILQVGISCVLLNVFSILAGLYISKLFNLDLAQQICIAIEVGIQNGTLAIAITAGLLNNPDMAVPAAVYSLFMNLTGFVAIGYGRKLVLSQKVKKMVG; this is encoded by the coding sequence ATGCAAGCCAGTTTTTTAACTACTGTTCTATTACCTATCGCGCTAGCTATCATTATGCTGGGGATGGGTCTATCGTTGCTGCCAGAAGATTTTCAGCGTGTAAGGAAGTATCCTAAAGCTGTCTCGATAGGCTTAATAAGTCAGTTAATTATTTTACCTATTATTGGCTTTGTAATTGCTAAAGTTGTGCCAATGCCACCTGCGATCGCCGTCGGGTTAATGATACTGGCACTGTGTCCAGGTGGGCCATCATCAAATCTAATTACATACCTGGCAAAGGGAGATGTTGCACTCTCTGTCACCCTGACAGCATTGAGCAGTATCATCACAGTATTTACGATTCCCACGTTTGCAAATCTTGCACTCCAGCATTTTATCCGTCGAACTGCTGCGATCGCACTACCCATTAGTTCAACGATGCTGCAAATTTTTCTAATTACGCTCGTTCCGATTGGGTTGGGAATGTATTTGCGGCAAATATTTCCAGAACTTGCCCTCCGCCTCGAAAAAGTTACTAGCCGCCTGGCGATCGCATTACTGGCGATCGTTATCATCGCACTCATCATTCGCGAGTGGGATCGCCTCCCTGGCTTTATTCTTCAGGTTGGAATCTCTTGTGTGCTGTTGAATGTCTTTTCAATACTTGCAGGGTTATATATTAGCAAGCTGTTCAACCTCGATCTTGCTCAGCAAATCTGCATTGCCATTGAAGTTGGTATTCAAAATGGTACACTTGCGATCGCAATTACCGCCGGACTACTTAACAACCCTGATATGGCAGTTCCTGCTGCTGTTTACAGCTTGTTTATGAATCTCACAGGGTTTGTTGCCATTGGCTACGGTAGAAAGTTGGTTCTGTCGCAAAAAGTGAAGAAGATGGTAGGGTAG
- a CDS encoding DUF1579 domain-containing protein gives MEQLSITCLTTDEWEKAQANITLFWDTTGGNKMKTELHKEHDWLQKLVGEWTYETEVKMGSEQLSEKATGTESVRSLDGLWILAEGQGEMPGCGAATTMLTLGYDPHKQRYVGTWIGSMMTYLWVYDGELDAAARVLTLNSEGPAMTGEEKMAKYKDAIEFKSNDRRVLTSHVLGDDGQWHKFMTVNYQRKQ, from the coding sequence ATGGAACAACTCTCAATCACGTGCCTGACAACTGATGAATGGGAAAAAGCACAGGCAAACATTACGCTGTTTTGGGATACAACAGGAGGCAACAAAATGAAGACTGAACTGCACAAGGAACACGATTGGCTACAAAAGCTCGTCGGCGAGTGGACATATGAAACGGAGGTGAAGATGGGATCGGAGCAGCTTTCAGAGAAAGCTACGGGAACCGAGAGCGTGCGATCGCTCGATGGACTCTGGATTCTAGCGGAAGGACAGGGTGAGATGCCTGGCTGCGGAGCCGCGACGACGATGCTGACGCTCGGCTATGATCCGCACAAACAGCGGTACGTGGGCACCTGGATCGGATCGATGATGACCTACCTCTGGGTGTACGACGGCGAACTGGACGCGGCTGCAAGGGTGCTGACGCTCAATTCCGAGGGACCCGCTATGACTGGCGAGGAGAAGATGGCGAAGTACAAGGATGCAATCGAGTTTAAGAGCAACGATCGCCGGGTGCTGACATCGCATGTGTTGGGCGATGACGGGCAGTGGCACAAGTTCATGACCGTGAACTATCAAAGGAAGCAATAG
- a CDS encoding VOC family protein gives MQLNPYLMFNGQCEAAFKFYEQCLGGKITTMMTYAESPESPMADQVPPEWRNQILHVGLMIGDQELMGSDSLPEYYEETKGFSVSISLNDPVEAERIFHTLAENGTVRMPLQQTFWAYRFGMLVDQFGIPWMINCDQAA, from the coding sequence ATGCAATTAAACCCTTATCTGATGTTCAACGGTCAATGCGAGGCGGCGTTTAAGTTCTATGAGCAGTGTCTAGGGGGCAAAATCACAACGATGATGACTTATGCAGAGTCGCCAGAGTCACCAATGGCAGATCAGGTACCACCGGAATGGCGCAATCAAATTCTGCATGTCGGACTGATGATCGGCGACCAGGAATTGATGGGTTCTGACAGTCTACCTGAATATTATGAAGAAACAAAAGGTTTTTCCGTATCTATTAGTCTTAACGATCCGGTAGAAGCGGAGCGCATCTTTCACACATTAGCAGAAAACGGCACGGTGCGAATGCCGCTCCAGCAAACGTTTTGGGCTTACCGTTTTGGTATGCTGGTCGATCAATTTGGCATTCCGTGGATGATTAACTGTGACCAAGCTGCCTAG
- a CDS encoding TetR/AcrR family transcriptional regulator produces MNEVSGDRVSAAKGIQYVGINEVIATSGVAKRTLYRWLPSKDKLIEEVTTHRATV; encoded by the coding sequence GTGAATGAGGTATCCGGCGATCGCGTGAGTGCAGCAAAGGGAATTCAGTACGTGGGTATCAACGAAGTGATTGCCACATCTGGTGTAGCAAAACGCACCTTATACCGTTGGTTGCCTTCAAAAGACAAACTGATTGAAGAGGTGACGACGCATCGTGCAACTGTGTAG
- a CDS encoding pentapeptide repeat-containing protein yields MDVKMLLSEYAAGKRDFIGAHLHKVNLSDTDLSGANFCGADLSGADLSRANLSGCNFSRANMTDADLSGANLIGANLSEVNLIGADLINVNLEETNLSRADLRGANLVRANLKKANLSEAELSGADLSGANLNQANLIEANLNEAELNGVDLTAATVTERELGEGVVHTGLSHKWVTWAGGS; encoded by the coding sequence ATGGACGTTAAAATGCTCCTAAGTGAATATGCAGCAGGGAAACGAGATTTTATTGGTGCACATCTGCATAAAGTAAACTTAAGTGACACTGATTTAAGTGGTGCAAATTTCTGTGGAGCAGACTTGAGTGGAGCAGACCTCAGTCGAGCCAATTTGAGTGGATGTAACTTCAGTCGGGCAAATATGACTGATGCAGATTTAAGTGGAGCAAATCTGATTGGTGCAAACTTGAGTGAGGTTAACCTAATTGGAGCAGACTTAATTAATGTCAATCTTGAGGAAACAAACTTAAGTCGTGCAGATTTGCGGGGTGCAAATTTAGTGAGAGCCAACTTAAAGAAAGCAAACTTAAGTGAAGCAGAATTAAGTGGTGCAGATTTAAGTGGTGCCAATCTCAATCAAGCCAATTTAATTGAGGCTAATTTGAATGAAGCAGAACTAAATGGTGTAGATTTAACAGCAGCAACCGTAACTGAAAGAGAATTGGGTGAGGGGGTCGTGCATACTGGTTTATCCCACAAATGGGTAACTTGGGCTGGCGGTTCCTAA
- a CDS encoding PAS domain S-box protein: MTHNVRVSEPEGIFASAGGRERGVLVRVRVLHYGVALLSVALALGATLLLEPLLDSTTTPLFFAAVMVSAWYGGLGPGLVATALSTLFLNYFFIEPFHSLNITDVGTLLRLSVFMMAAVLISSLNESLRTAQRKAEANLKSLRESEARFCCLAESSIIGVIVADLNGSIVEANDAFLRMVGYTQEELRSGRVRWREMTPPEYLQVSEHSQEELRTTGFCKPFEKEYIRKDGSRVPVLLGSAMLGENTAIGFVLDLSDASWQAATRLRKQAEAQQRTCQAEEAQRILQILLEYVPEGITIATGPPDFPIVANSKLAQELLGKPNETLIGISSGNHVQSYGLFRSDGVTRHTREQLPLYRATRYGETISNEECIIERPDGSRITVLANVVPIRNLRGEIIGAINCWRDITERKQTEEALRKSEERLLLAQRAAKIGTWEWNLLIGEVSWSEGIWDLLGIEQGSEIPNLQLWTDCIHPDDREQAQRHMETALAEGEDYDDEFRIIRRDGTIRWVASKGRFVRSADGKAERMLGVNIDITERKQAEDERTLLLAKYANRLRKLAEASLIINSTLSLTERLRLITEQAREIIEAHQSVTSMTTDQNWAQAIHTVSLSDKYAQWRDYYEQPDGSGIYTLVCRMQSPIRMTQTELEAHPAWRRFGQAAGKHPPLRGWLAAPLTNRRGKNLGLIQLSDKYEGDFTPEDEAILVQLAQMASTAIDNAQLYEQSQQANRIKDEFLAVLSHELRSPLNAILGWSKLLRSGKLDSTQSVRALETIERNAKLQTQLIEDLLDVSRILRGKISLNVSPVNPVTPIEAAINTMRPAAEAKSIDLRFTILDFGWEDNSENPKSNSQKPKLLVLADLNRLQQVVWNLLSNAIKFTPVGGRVEVCLSVENGSSEIAHGARGMGQGTMEISNAQCPMPNAQFPIPYAQITVSDTGKGISADFLPHVFEYFRQADASITRTHGGLGLGLAIVRHLVELHGGTISAESPGEGQGATFTVRLPLMKQQPENNQENESLNNSVNLKGVKVLVVDDESDTREYLAFALEQYGAMTMTAASVAEALERLEQFQPDILVSDIGMPTEDGYTFIRRVRTLKREQRAKIPAIALTAYAGESDRHQALSAGFQKHLPKPIEPAELAAAVASLLG, translated from the coding sequence ATGACTCATAATGTGAGGGTATCTGAACCTGAAGGCATCTTTGCTAGTGCTGGTGGTAGAGAGAGGGGTGTACTCGTACGTGTTCGAGTGCTGCATTATGGTGTTGCTTTGTTGTCTGTAGCCTTAGCATTGGGAGCAACCCTGCTGCTCGAACCATTGCTTGATTCAACGACTACTCCGCTGTTTTTTGCCGCAGTAATGGTAAGTGCTTGGTACGGGGGTTTGGGGCCGGGTTTAGTTGCGACCGCTTTGTCTACTTTGTTTCTCAACTATTTTTTTATTGAGCCGTTCCATTCCCTAAACATCACAGATGTGGGAACCCTACTAAGGCTGAGCGTGTTCATGATGGCAGCAGTGCTAATTAGCTCCCTCAACGAATCGCTACGTACAGCCCAACGGAAAGCTGAGGCAAACCTAAAGTCTCTACGTGAGAGCGAGGCACGGTTTTGTTGCTTAGCAGAGTCTAGTATTATTGGGGTGATTGTGGCGGATCTGAATGGCTCTATCGTTGAAGCCAATGATGCTTTTTTACGCATGGTTGGCTACACGCAGGAGGAGTTGCGCTCCGGTCGAGTGCGTTGGCGTGAGATGACACCACCAGAATATCTGCAAGTGAGCGAGCACTCACAGGAAGAACTCAGAACCACTGGTTTTTGTAAGCCCTTCGAGAAGGAATATATCCGCAAAGATGGCTCGCGTGTCCCCGTCTTACTTGGTTCTGCCATGCTGGGAGAGAATACAGCTATTGGCTTTGTGCTGGATTTGAGCGATGCCTCATGGCAAGCCGCTACGCGTCTACGCAAGCAAGCTGAAGCTCAACAACGCACCTGCCAAGCCGAGGAAGCACAGAGAATCCTACAAATACTCTTGGAGTATGTCCCTGAAGGTATCACGATCGCCACTGGCCCACCAGACTTTCCGATTGTTGCTAACAGCAAACTCGCCCAAGAACTTCTCGGCAAACCCAATGAAACGCTCATTGGCATATCCTCTGGCAACCACGTCCAGTCATATGGTCTGTTTCGATCCGATGGCGTGACACGTCACACTCGCGAACAATTACCCTTGTACCGCGCCACGCGCTACGGCGAAACAATCTCCAACGAAGAATGTATCATCGAACGTCCCGATGGTTCCCGCATCACAGTGCTTGCCAATGTAGTGCCAATCCGGAACTTGAGGGGTGAAATTATTGGTGCAATTAATTGCTGGCGGGATATCACTGAGCGCAAGCAGACTGAGGAAGCTTTACGCAAAAGCGAGGAACGGCTGCTGCTGGCACAACGGGCGGCAAAGATTGGCACTTGGGAGTGGAACTTACTTATTGGCGAAGTCTCTTGGTCAGAAGGAATCTGGGATTTGTTGGGCATTGAGCAAGGTAGTGAAATACCCAACTTGCAGCTTTGGACGGATTGTATCCACCCTGACGATCGCGAACAAGCACAGCGTCACATGGAAACTGCCCTGGCAGAGGGTGAAGACTATGATGATGAGTTTCGCATTATCCGACGCGACGGCACAATCCGATGGGTGGCATCCAAAGGTCGCTTCGTCCGTTCTGCGGACGGAAAAGCCGAGCGAATGCTAGGTGTCAACATCGACATCACCGAACGCAAACAGGCAGAAGACGAACGTACCCTGTTACTTGCCAAATATGCAAACCGTCTGCGAAAGCTAGCTGAAGCATCACTAATAATCAACTCAACACTTTCACTGACTGAAAGATTGCGTTTGATCACAGAGCAAGCTCGTGAAATTATCGAAGCCCACCAATCAGTCACCAGCATGACAACAGATCAAAACTGGGCACAAGCGATTCATACGGTATCTCTCTCAGATAAGTATGCCCAGTGGCGAGATTACTATGAGCAACCGGATGGATCTGGTATCTACACCTTAGTCTGTCGTATGCAAAGTCCGATCCGAATGACCCAGACTGAACTAGAGGCACATCCGGCTTGGCGTAGGTTTGGTCAGGCAGCGGGCAAGCATCCCCCCCTGCGAGGTTGGCTGGCTGCTCCCTTGACTAACCGTAGGGGTAAAAACCTCGGTTTGATTCAGCTTTCCGACAAATACGAGGGAGATTTCACCCCAGAGGATGAAGCCATTCTCGTACAACTAGCACAGATGGCATCGACAGCTATTGATAATGCCCAACTTTACGAGCAATCTCAGCAGGCAAATCGGATCAAGGATGAATTTTTGGCTGTGCTTTCCCATGAGTTGCGATCGCCCCTTAATGCTATCCTTGGTTGGTCAAAGTTGCTACGCTCTGGCAAGTTAGACTCAACTCAATCTGTTCGCGCCCTAGAAACTATCGAGCGCAATGCTAAATTACAAACTCAATTAATTGAAGATTTGTTAGATGTTTCCCGCATCTTGCGGGGTAAAATCAGCCTGAATGTCTCTCCAGTTAACCCGGTAACACCGATTGAGGCAGCAATCAACACTATGCGTCCGGCTGCGGAAGCCAAGTCCATCGATTTGCGATTTACGATTTTAGATTTTGGATGGGAAGATAATAGTGAGAATCCAAAATCCAACAGCCAAAAGCCAAAATTGCTGGTTTTAGCCGATCTCAACCGCCTCCAACAAGTTGTGTGGAATCTACTTTCCAATGCAATTAAGTTCACACCTGTTGGGGGACGAGTAGAAGTGTGCCTATCAGTAGAGAACGGGTCATCAGAAATAGCGCACGGGGCAAGGGGCATGGGGCAAGGGACAATGGAAATTTCCAATGCCCAATGCCCAATGCCCAATGCCCAATTCCCAATTCCCTATGCCCAAATCACAGTCAGTGACACAGGCAAAGGCATCAGCGCCGATTTTCTGCCTCATGTTTTTGAATACTTCCGTCAAGCTGATGCTTCGATTACCCGGACTCACGGAGGTTTGGGGTTAGGATTAGCGATCGTGCGTCATTTGGTGGAACTGCATGGAGGAACTATTAGTGCCGAGAGTCCAGGAGAAGGGCAAGGAGCAACCTTTACTGTCAGGTTGCCGCTGATGAAGCAACAGCCAGAGAATAACCAGGAAAATGAATCATTAAACAATTCGGTGAATCTTAAGGGAGTCAAAGTACTAGTTGTTGATGATGAAAGTGATACACGCGAATATTTAGCTTTTGCCCTAGAACAGTATGGGGCGATGACAATGACAGCTGCATCGGTAGCGGAAGCGCTGGAACGCTTAGAACAGTTCCAACCAGATATATTGGTCAGTGATATTGGTATGCCAACAGAAGATGGCTACACTTTCATCCGCCGAGTCAGGACACTGAAACGGGAACAGAGGGCAAAAATTCCAGCGATCGCCCTAACAGCCTATGCTGGAGAGAGCGATCGCCATCAAGCATTATCCGCAGGGTTTCAAAAGCATCTTCCCAAACCAATAGAACCAGCAGAATTAGCTGCTGCTGTCGCTAGCTTGTTAGGTTGA
- a CDS encoding DUF6391 domain-containing protein: MNTSTYAKTNEFPFDFVNFDLTTPQPTLDADLLRQLSFIPGLKEILMLRQVHALEHATVWVLSESKSTHPPLVTSSNFQIDNELLSGLSTDRGFFLYGEVNISDLRRAVTLALHRLTNGEWHLAVHPRCGTNLSVAMLLTAGLAVGAHVLLPRGPIEQLVGLGLAATTAAELAPNIGALAQRYLTTAIPFNLETENITRTHDVWGREAYFVKVRWRE, translated from the coding sequence ATGAATACTTCTACTTATGCGAAAACAAACGAGTTTCCGTTTGACTTTGTTAATTTTGATTTAACCACACCTCAACCGACCTTAGATGCCGATTTACTCAGACAGCTATCGTTTATTCCAGGCTTGAAAGAAATTCTCATGCTGCGACAGGTTCATGCTCTAGAACATGCCACAGTTTGGGTTCTGAGTGAATCTAAAAGCACTCATCCTCCTCTCGTCACCTCTAGCAATTTTCAGATAGACAACGAACTTTTAAGTGGTTTGTCTACAGATCGGGGATTTTTCCTTTATGGCGAGGTCAATATCAGCGATTTGCGACGCGCGGTTACACTTGCCCTACATCGGCTGACGAATGGAGAATGGCATTTAGCTGTACATCCCCGTTGCGGCACAAATTTATCAGTGGCAATGTTGTTGACAGCTGGACTTGCTGTAGGTGCTCATGTTTTGCTACCACGAGGACCGATTGAACAACTCGTTGGTTTAGGATTAGCGGCAACAACAGCAGCAGAACTAGCCCCTAATATAGGTGCTTTAGCACAACGTTACTTGACAACTGCTATTCCCTTTAATTTAGAAACTGAAAACATAACACGTACCCATGACGTTTGGGGACGAGAAGCGTATTTTGTGAAAGTACGCTGGCGGGAGTGA
- the rfbB gene encoding dTDP-glucose 4,6-dehydratase yields MSRRLLITGGAGFIGSNFVHHWCKSYPNDTVVVLDALTYAGNRANLAGLEEQENFRFVQGNICDRSIIDNLLQTENIDTIAHFAAESHVDRSILGPGAFVETNVVGTYTLLEAFRQHWQANSKPTNYRFLHVSTDEVYGSLAPNNPPFSETTPYAPNSPYSASKAGSDHLVRAYYHTYQLPTIITNCSNNYGPYQFPEKLIPLMCINALMGKQLPVYGDGKNVRDWLYVGDHCSALDVVIHRGVAGETYNIGGNNEVENINLVRMLCQLMDELAPNLPVSPAANLITFVKDRAGHDRRYAINATKIKTQLGWTPSVNVEQGLRLTVEWYLTHRDWWQPLLSEEYQAYYRKVYA; encoded by the coding sequence ATGAGTCGTCGGTTGTTGATAACTGGTGGTGCGGGGTTTATTGGCTCAAATTTTGTCCATCACTGGTGTAAGAGTTATCCAAATGACACAGTTGTAGTATTGGATGCCTTGACTTACGCAGGAAATCGGGCAAACTTGGCAGGATTGGAGGAACAAGAGAATTTTCGCTTTGTACAAGGTAATATATGCGATCGCTCTATTATCGACAATCTACTACAAACTGAAAATATCGACACTATCGCCCATTTTGCCGCTGAATCTCATGTGGATAGATCGATTTTGGGACCTGGTGCTTTTGTAGAAACTAATGTAGTGGGTACGTACACTTTACTAGAAGCTTTTCGCCAACATTGGCAGGCAAATTCCAAACCCACTAACTATCGATTTCTGCACGTTTCTACTGATGAAGTATACGGCAGTCTCGCCCCCAACAATCCCCCTTTCAGCGAAACTACTCCATATGCTCCCAATAGTCCCTATTCGGCATCGAAAGCAGGTAGCGATCACTTAGTTCGTGCTTATTACCATACTTACCAACTACCAACTATTATTACGAATTGCTCTAACAATTACGGCCCTTATCAGTTTCCTGAAAAACTCATTCCTCTAATGTGCATCAATGCCTTGATGGGTAAACAATTACCAGTATATGGTGATGGTAAAAATGTCCGAGATTGGCTTTATGTGGGCGACCATTGTAGTGCTTTAGATGTGGTAATTCATCGCGGTGTAGCAGGTGAAACTTACAATATTGGCGGCAATAATGAAGTAGAAAATATTAATTTAGTACGAATGTTGTGCCAGCTGATGGATGAATTGGCCCCGAATCTGCCAGTTAGTCCAGCAGCAAACTTAATTACTTTTGTCAAGGATAGAGCCGGACATGACCGGAGATATGCCATTAATGCGACAAAGATAAAAACTCAATTAGGCTGGACACCTTCAGTTAATGTTGAACAGGGTTTACGTCTGACTGTGGAATGGTATCTTACTCACCGCGACTGGTGGCAACCTCTGCTGTCCGAGGAGTATCAGGCATACTATCGCAAGGTTTATGCTTGA